One Egicoccus halophilus genomic region harbors:
- a CDS encoding DUF480 domain-containing protein, with product MQLGAQGQRVLGCLVEKALATPDHYPLSHNALRSACNQTTGRDPVVDYDDRDVRAGLDDLKAQQLVRSEYARGSRVPKAAHRLEEQLDLDRPQQAVLALLLLRGAQTPGELRSRAGRLHPFASVEAVEEVLRSLAEHRFGTLVERRAREPGRREARWAHLLGESESATAVPPDAASTTAASTSVAPTTDGPVPTAGPRGRHRTFADAVAAGDLHTAVAQLADDVVFHSPAVHRPYRGREATAAVLRAVTTVFEDFRYVDELDAGDRVGLVFAARVGDRELEGWDYLRFDEAGRIVELTVMIRPLSGLEAVVERMRTALGG from the coding sequence GTGCAGCTGGGAGCGCAGGGTCAACGGGTGCTGGGCTGCCTGGTCGAGAAGGCGCTCGCCACCCCCGACCACTACCCGCTGTCGCACAACGCGCTGCGGTCGGCCTGCAACCAGACCACCGGACGGGACCCGGTCGTCGACTACGACGACCGCGACGTCCGCGCCGGCCTCGACGACCTCAAGGCGCAGCAACTGGTCCGCAGCGAGTACGCGCGCGGGTCCCGGGTGCCCAAGGCCGCCCACCGACTCGAGGAGCAGCTCGACCTCGACCGCCCGCAACAGGCCGTGCTGGCGCTGCTGCTGCTGCGGGGAGCGCAGACGCCGGGGGAGTTGCGCTCGCGCGCCGGCCGGCTGCATCCCTTCGCGTCGGTCGAGGCGGTCGAGGAGGTGCTGCGCTCGCTGGCCGAGCACCGCTTCGGCACGCTGGTCGAACGGCGCGCCAGGGAGCCGGGCCGCCGCGAGGCCCGCTGGGCCCACCTGCTCGGCGAGTCCGAGTCGGCGACCGCCGTGCCGCCCGACGCCGCGTCGACGACCGCCGCGTCGACGAGCGTCGCGCCGACGACCGACGGGCCCGTGCCGACCGCCGGTCCGCGCGGTCGCCACCGCACCTTCGCCGACGCCGTGGCCGCGGGGGATCTGCACACCGCCGTCGCGCAACTCGCCGACGACGTGGTGTTCCACTCGCCGGCCGTGCACCGGCCGTACCGGGGCCGGGAGGCGACGGCCGCCGTGCTACGGGCCGTGACCACGGTGTTCGAGGACTTCCGCTACGTCGACGAGCTCGACGCCGGCGACCGGGTCGGGCTGGTGTTCGCCGCGCGCGTCGGCGACCGCGAGCTCGAGGGCTGGGACTACCTGCGCTTCGACGAGGCCGGCCGGATCGTCGAGCTCACGGTCATGATCCGTCCGCTGTCGGGGCTCGAGGCCGTCGTCGAACGCATGCGCACCGCCCTGGGAGGTTGA
- the trhA gene encoding PAQR family membrane homeostasis protein TrhA, whose translation MVSPVAEPQGRARPRLRGWLHLVGAVLMAASTALLWRSTTEPVLRLAAMIYASGVTAMLATSATYHVPNWSPRMVAALRRADHSTIFLAVAGTFTPIVLATMPPTFGTVLLALVWVGATAGIVVRNVFHHARPWARIVPYVALGWVGVITLPWLWRHSTTVAVLVAAGGLLYTLGAVVYARRRPDPWPRWFGYHEVFHALTLVAITLHWFAVQQAVST comes from the coding sequence GTGGTCTCCCCCGTCGCCGAGCCCCAGGGCCGGGCTCGCCCGCGCCTGCGTGGCTGGCTGCACCTGGTCGGTGCCGTGCTGATGGCAGCGTCGACCGCACTGCTGTGGCGCTCGACGACCGAGCCCGTCCTGCGCCTCGCCGCGATGATCTACGCGAGTGGCGTCACGGCGATGCTGGCCACGAGCGCGACCTACCACGTGCCGAACTGGTCGCCACGGATGGTCGCAGCGCTCCGCCGCGCCGACCACTCGACGATCTTCCTCGCGGTCGCCGGCACCTTCACCCCGATCGTGCTGGCCACGATGCCGCCGACGTTCGGGACGGTGCTGCTCGCGCTGGTGTGGGTCGGCGCGACGGCCGGCATCGTCGTGCGCAACGTCTTCCACCACGCCCGTCCGTGGGCTCGGATCGTGCCCTACGTCGCGCTCGGCTGGGTCGGGGTGATCACGCTGCCGTGGTTGTGGCGCCACTCGACCACGGTGGCGGTGCTGGTGGCCGCCGGCGGGCTGCTCTACACGCTCGGCGCGGTGGTCTACGCCCGTCGCCGGCCGGATCCGTGGCCGCGCTGGTTCGGCTACCACGAGGTGTTCCACGCCCTGACGCTGGTGGCGATCACCCTGCACTGGTTCGCCGTGCAGCAGGCCGTCAGCACCTGA
- the mnmA gene encoding tRNA 2-thiouridine(34) synthase MnmA, with protein MAQVLVAMSGGVDSAVAAAMLVEQGHDVTGVHLKLADVALEDQVPGHGCCTLDDAQDARRAAQVLGVPFYVWDLAELFRTEVQDPFAQAYAAGVTPNPCVTCNERVKYAGLLDRALAMGFDALATGHHARLRRHGEVVRAPGPDTRLHRAVDRRKDQSYVLYVATPGQLDRTLLPVGEVAKDEVRTLAQSYGLRVADKRDSYDVCFIPDGDTAGYLAERLPSRPGPVVDLDGRTLGEHAGVWRYTVGQRRGLNLGTHERRFVVDVDAADDTVVVGPRDALACRWAELDAPTWTTGAPPHGRVRVQVRAHGATVPGRVEVGDAGRVRLELDEPVHGLAIGQAAVVYDAGDVMCLGGGRVARADRPAGLPVR; from the coding sequence ATGGCGCAGGTGCTGGTCGCCATGTCGGGCGGCGTGGACAGCGCGGTCGCGGCCGCGATGCTGGTCGAGCAGGGCCACGACGTCACCGGCGTGCACCTCAAGCTCGCCGACGTCGCGCTCGAGGACCAGGTCCCCGGGCACGGCTGCTGCACGCTGGACGACGCGCAGGACGCCCGTCGGGCCGCGCAGGTGCTCGGTGTCCCCTTCTACGTGTGGGACCTCGCCGAGCTGTTCCGCACCGAGGTGCAGGACCCGTTCGCGCAGGCCTACGCGGCGGGGGTGACCCCCAACCCGTGCGTGACCTGCAACGAGCGGGTCAAGTACGCCGGGCTGCTCGACCGGGCGCTGGCGATGGGCTTCGACGCGCTGGCGACCGGCCACCACGCCCGCCTGCGCCGCCACGGTGAGGTGGTGCGCGCGCCCGGCCCCGACACCCGGCTGCACCGCGCCGTCGACCGGCGCAAGGACCAGTCCTACGTGCTCTACGTCGCCACGCCCGGGCAGCTCGACCGGACGCTGCTGCCGGTCGGCGAGGTGGCCAAGGACGAGGTCCGCACGCTGGCGCAGTCGTACGGGTTGCGGGTGGCCGACAAGCGCGACAGCTACGACGTCTGCTTCATCCCCGACGGCGACACCGCCGGCTACCTCGCCGAGCGCCTGCCGTCGCGCCCCGGACCCGTGGTGGACCTCGACGGACGCACGCTCGGTGAGCACGCGGGCGTGTGGCGTTACACGGTCGGTCAGCGACGTGGGCTGAACCTCGGCACCCACGAGCGCCGGTTCGTCGTGGACGTGGATGCCGCCGACGACACCGTCGTCGTCGGGCCACGCGACGCGCTCGCGTGCCGGTGGGCCGAGCTCGACGCGCCCACCTGGACGACCGGAGCGCCGCCGCACGGTCGCGTCCGGGTGCAGGTCCGCGCCCATGGCGCCACCGTCCCCGGCCGCGTCGAGGTCGGCGACGCCGGCCGGGTGCGCCTCGAACTCGACGAGCCGGTCCACGGGCTCGCGATCGGCCAGGCCGCGGTCGTGTACGACGCTGGCGACGTGATGTGCCTCGGTGGGGGCCGGGTCGCCCGCGCCGACCGCCCCGCCGGCCTGCCGGTGCGCTGA
- a CDS encoding cysteine desulfurase family protein, with amino-acid sequence MTVLLDHAASTPPRREARAALQRWLDAANASATHAAGQAARVAVEEAREQVATALRCSPHEVVFTSGGTEADNLAVKGIVWAARDRDPARTPHLVTTAVEHPAVLAPARWLAERGDATLDVVPPDADGRVPVERVLDAVRADTCLVSVMTANNELGAVNDLATLGRELRARGIALHTDAVQAVATLDVDMTGWQLDALASSGHKFGAPQGVGVAVLRRGLAVVPLTHGGGQDRGVRSGTFAAGLDAAYGAALTAAVADRAGLRDRLRLLTDRLAAGLLALDGVRRNGPTDPDHRLASHLHLSLDGVDGAALTVALDRAGLAASSGAACGAGAATASPVLEACDVVGTPLRLSLGWTSTDAEVDRALDVLTDLVPRLRAGTAAAGAAAGVVGA; translated from the coding sequence GTGACCGTCCTGCTCGACCATGCCGCCAGCACGCCGCCGCGCCGCGAGGCGCGCGCGGCGTTGCAGCGCTGGCTCGACGCGGCCAACGCCTCGGCCACCCACGCCGCCGGCCAGGCCGCCCGCGTCGCAGTCGAGGAGGCACGCGAGCAGGTCGCCACGGCCCTGCGCTGCTCGCCGCACGAGGTGGTGTTCACCTCCGGCGGCACGGAAGCCGACAACCTCGCCGTGAAGGGGATCGTCTGGGCCGCACGCGACCGGGACCCGGCCCGCACCCCGCACCTGGTCACCACCGCCGTGGAGCACCCGGCCGTGCTCGCGCCCGCCCGCTGGCTGGCCGAGCGCGGCGACGCGACCCTCGACGTCGTCCCGCCCGACGCCGACGGCCGCGTCCCGGTCGAGCGGGTCCTCGACGCGGTCCGCGCCGACACCTGCCTGGTCAGCGTGATGACCGCCAACAACGAGCTCGGCGCCGTCAACGACCTCGCGACCCTCGGTCGGGAGCTGCGCGCCCGCGGCATCGCGTTGCACACCGACGCGGTGCAGGCCGTCGCGACCCTCGACGTCGACATGACCGGGTGGCAGCTCGACGCGCTGGCGTCGTCGGGCCACAAGTTCGGTGCGCCGCAGGGCGTCGGGGTCGCGGTGCTGCGCCGCGGCCTGGCCGTCGTGCCGCTCACCCATGGCGGCGGGCAGGACCGTGGCGTGCGCTCGGGCACCTTCGCGGCCGGGTTGGACGCCGCCTACGGCGCCGCGCTGACGGCCGCCGTCGCCGACCGCGCCGGTCTGCGGGACCGCCTGCGGTTGCTGACCGACCGCCTGGCCGCCGGGCTGCTCGCGCTGGACGGGGTGCGCCGCAACGGCCCGACCGATCCGGACCACCGGCTGGCGTCGCACCTGCACCTCTCGCTCGACGGCGTGGACGGTGCCGCGTTGACGGTGGCGCTCGACCGCGCCGGGCTCGCCGCGTCCTCGGGCGCCGCGTGCGGCGCGGGTGCCGCGACCGCGAGCCCCGTGCTCGAGGCCTGCGACGTGGTCGGCACGCCCCTGCGGCTGTCGCTCGGGTGGACCTCCACGGACGCCGAGGTCGACCGCGCACTGGACGTGCTCACCGACCTCGTCCCGCGACTGCGGGCCGGCACCGCCGCCGCCGGCGCGGCCGCCGGTGTGGTGGGGGCCTGA
- a CDS encoding YbaK/EbsC family protein, translating to MATAAVERFTQAAAAHGLAPDVREFPQGTRTAADAAAAIGCDVAQIVKSLVFMADDEPVLVLTSGANRVDEDRVRAALGAASFRKGSADEVRDATGYAIGGTPPFGHAGPLRVVCDRDLTAHEEIWAAAGTPSTVFPLVPTTLLTITGAEVVDVC from the coding sequence ATGGCCACCGCCGCCGTCGAACGCTTCACCCAGGCCGCCGCCGCCCACGGCCTCGCGCCGGACGTCCGTGAGTTCCCGCAGGGCACCCGCACCGCCGCCGACGCGGCCGCGGCGATCGGGTGCGACGTGGCGCAGATCGTCAAGTCGTTGGTGTTCATGGCCGACGACGAGCCGGTGCTGGTGCTGACCTCGGGCGCGAACCGGGTCGACGAGGACCGGGTCCGCGCCGCCCTCGGTGCGGCGAGCTTCCGCAAGGGCAGCGCCGACGAGGTGCGCGACGCGACCGGCTACGCCATCGGCGGGACGCCACCGTTCGGGCACGCCGGTCCGCTCCGGGTCGTGTGCGACCGGGACCTGACCGCGCACGAGGAGATCTGGGCCGCTGCCGGCACGCCCTCCACGGTCTTCCCGTTGGTCCCGACGACGCTGCTGACGATCACCGGCGCCGAGGTCGTCGACGTCTGCTGA
- a CDS encoding CGNR zinc finger domain-containing protein, whose product MQFAHDTEVALDGAAALVNTARGGEERLTDPDALATFLDRERYSGTRRGDGAELATVRDLRDRIARLWDTEDVDQVVGIVNRVLSDAHALPQLIRHDGWDWHLHLTPRDAPLVDRIGTEIAMAVADLIRAQDLERLKRCAGEDCDAVFVDLSRNRSRRFCDLGNCANRAHVAAYRARKAGRAD is encoded by the coding sequence ATGCAGTTCGCCCATGACACCGAGGTGGCGTTGGACGGCGCCGCCGCCCTGGTCAACACCGCCCGGGGGGGCGAGGAGCGACTGACCGATCCCGACGCGTTGGCCACGTTCCTCGATCGGGAGCGCTACAGCGGCACCCGCCGCGGCGACGGGGCCGAACTCGCGACCGTCCGCGACCTGCGCGACCGCATCGCCCGCCTGTGGGACACCGAGGACGTCGACCAGGTGGTCGGGATCGTCAACCGGGTCCTCAGCGACGCCCACGCCCTGCCGCAGCTGATCCGTCACGACGGCTGGGACTGGCACCTGCACCTCACCCCGCGCGACGCCCCGCTGGTCGACCGCATCGGCACGGAGATCGCGATGGCGGTCGCCGACCTGATCCGCGCCCAGGACCTCGAGCGGCTCAAGCGCTGCGCCGGAGAGGACTGCGACGCGGTGTTCGTCGACCTGTCCCGCAACCGCTCGCGTCGGTTCTGTGACCTCGGCAACTGCGCCAACCGTGCCCACGTCGCCGCCTACCGGGCCCGCAAGGCCGGCCGCGCCGACTGA
- a CDS encoding EamA family transporter has protein sequence MSNATTPRSVPDLRVGVSMALLSAATFGSSGPMAKALIDAGWTAGAAVLVRIGGAAVLLGAVAAVVRRGNLRVSGPSLRALLVYGTVAMAGVQLAFFNAVRTLDVGVALLLEFTAPVLLVAWTAARTRTLPSRTTLVGAALTMLGLVFVLDLTGAGTIDPVGVAWGMVAAVCVAAFFVLSARQHDDLPPVVMAAGGTLVGALVLGLAGLVGLVPMAFTNGDVVLAGRPTGWWLPAAWLVVCSTSIAYLAGIGAVQRLGTRLASFVGLTEVLAAVLVAWVLLSELPGPSQLLGGACIVAGIVLIRRAEGTEATGAEAAVLPAAPAVAPDHPQAGDHGTPGPSRQSVG, from the coding sequence ATGTCCAACGCCACCACGCCGCGTTCCGTGCCCGACCTGCGCGTCGGCGTGTCGATGGCGCTGCTGTCGGCGGCGACCTTCGGCTCGTCCGGGCCGATGGCGAAGGCACTGATCGACGCCGGCTGGACGGCCGGGGCCGCCGTGCTGGTGCGCATCGGCGGTGCCGCGGTGCTGCTGGGTGCCGTCGCCGCGGTCGTCCGGCGCGGCAACCTGCGGGTCTCCGGACCGTCGTTGCGGGCCCTGCTCGTCTACGGCACGGTGGCCATGGCCGGCGTCCAGCTCGCGTTCTTCAACGCGGTGCGGACCCTCGACGTGGGCGTGGCCCTGCTGCTCGAGTTCACGGCACCGGTGCTGCTGGTGGCCTGGACGGCGGCGCGCACCCGCACGCTCCCCTCGCGTACGACCCTGGTCGGCGCGGCGCTGACGATGCTCGGCCTGGTGTTCGTGCTCGATCTGACCGGAGCCGGAACGATCGACCCGGTCGGGGTGGCCTGGGGCATGGTGGCTGCCGTCTGCGTCGCGGCCTTCTTCGTGCTCTCCGCCCGCCAGCACGACGACCTGCCCCCGGTGGTGATGGCCGCCGGCGGCACGCTCGTCGGCGCGCTCGTGCTGGGGCTGGCCGGGCTGGTCGGGTTGGTGCCGATGGCGTTCACGAACGGCGACGTCGTGCTCGCCGGCCGACCGACGGGCTGGTGGCTGCCGGCGGCCTGGCTGGTCGTGTGCTCGACCAGCATCGCCTACCTGGCCGGTATCGGGGCGGTGCAGCGGCTCGGGACGCGCCTGGCGTCGTTCGTCGGCCTGACCGAGGTCCTGGCGGCCGTGCTGGTGGCCTGGGTGCTGCTGTCCGAGCTGCCGGGCCCGTCGCAGCTGCTCGGTGGCGCCTGCATCGTCGCCGGCATCGTGCTGATCCGCCGCGCCGAGGGCACCGAGGCGACCGGGGCGGAGGCGGCCGTCCTGCCCGCGGCCCCCGCCGTCGCACCCGATCATCCCCAGGCCGGTGACCACGGCACCCCGGGCCCGAGCCGGCAGTCCGTCGGATGA
- a CDS encoding fructosamine kinase family protein: protein MSAAPPALPAGLPDVVQASPLGGGDVAQAWRATLTDGREVVVKATPYDAGLEAEGLRALADAGAPTPALLGVDAHVLVLEHVSGPPDWSGLGAALARVHGHHGPAFGWHRDNVIGPLPQANGWCPTSGTFVVERRIRPHLEVLPAALARRLAAACDGPLPALLDAHEPTPSLVHGDLWTGNVVDGRWLIDPAVHHADRETDLAMLTLFGAPPRPFWDAYASAAPLPDGWEQRRPALHLAPLLVHVRLFGGSYVDGVARALDAADLP, encoded by the coding sequence ATGAGTGCGGCGCCACCCGCACTGCCCGCCGGACTGCCGGATGTCGTGCAGGCCTCGCCGCTCGGTGGTGGGGACGTCGCGCAGGCCTGGCGGGCGACGCTGACCGACGGCCGCGAGGTCGTCGTCAAGGCCACGCCGTACGACGCCGGGCTGGAAGCCGAGGGGCTGCGCGCCCTGGCCGACGCGGGGGCGCCCACGCCCGCGCTGCTCGGGGTCGACGCGCACGTGCTGGTGCTCGAGCACGTGTCAGGGCCACCCGACTGGTCCGGGCTCGGCGCGGCGCTCGCCAGGGTCCACGGGCACCACGGCCCGGCCTTCGGCTGGCACCGCGACAACGTCATCGGCCCCCTGCCGCAGGCCAACGGCTGGTGCCCGACGTCCGGCACCTTCGTGGTCGAACGCCGGATCCGCCCTCACCTCGAGGTCCTGCCGGCCGCCCTCGCCCGTCGGCTGGCCGCCGCCTGCGACGGGCCGTTGCCCGCCCTGCTCGACGCCCACGAGCCGACACCGAGCCTCGTGCACGGCGACCTGTGGACGGGCAACGTCGTCGACGGGCGCTGGCTGATCGACCCGGCGGTCCACCACGCCGACCGTGAGACCGACCTCGCCATGCTGACGCTGTTCGGCGCCCCGCCACGGCCGTTCTGGGACGCCTACGCGTCCGCCGCCCCGCTCCCCGACGGGTGGGAGCAGCGCCGCCCCGCCCTGCACCTCGCGCCCCTGCTCGTCCACGTCCGGCTGTTCGGCGGC